In the Candidatus Hydrogenedentota bacterium genome, CGATGAAGATGGCGACCCATTCGAAGAGGCCGGTCTCGGAGAGGATGCCGACGACGATCATCATGCCGGTGAGGAGGAAGACCACGTCGAGGTCCACGCACGCGAAGGCCGCCTCGTGGGGCATGAACCGGAAGAGGATCATGGCCGCGGCGCCGATGACGGCGGCGGCGGTGCGGTCCACCTTCTCGCTGATGATGAGGAGGTAGGTGACACCGAATATGAGCAGGGGGCCGAGCATTGCCGCGTCCCTTATATGTTGATCACGCGGTCGAGAACCAGGCTGCGGTCAATGACCCCGACCCGTTTCCCTTCGCGGACGACGTAGATTTTGGGGTGGCGCCTCACGGCCAGCTCAAAGACAACCTCGAGAAGCGTGGCCTCCTCGGGGAGCGTGGCGATGTCGGACGTCATGACGTCCCTGGCGAGGGCGCCGGCCTCCTTCTGGAAGTACTTTTCAAAGGGGTCAAACTCGCGGATGAAGGAGATGCTTTTCAGCTGGGTGAAGAAGTCGGGCATGCCCAGTTTGAAAAGCTGGTCGCAGGTGATCTGCCCCAGCAGGGTGCCCTCGGCGTCCGTCACGGAGACCGACTCGAGCATGTGCTGGTTCATCACCCGGGTCACCTCCTTGAGCGGGGTTTCGGGCGCCACGGAGACGATCGGGGGGCGCATGATGTCGCGCGCCGTGACCGGGCGGCTGTCGCTCAGCACGCGCTCCTGGATGAGGGCCGCGAACAGGCCCTCATCGTCGAGGTCGAAGAGCAGCTCGCGCTTGGACGGGTCCGAAAAGAGCCGGGCGAAGGACGCCATGACCTTCAGGGCGACGTGGCTCTGCTCCTCCGGGGCGAGCATGAGGGCGACAACGCGCACCCCCTCGGACCCGGGCGCGCCGAAGGCCACCGGCCGCGCGAGCCGCGCCACGCACAGCCCCGTGCGGGGAAGTCCGGGAATGCGGCCGTGGGGGAAGGCGAACCCGTGGCCCAGGTCGGTGACGCACTGGGACTCCCGCTCGCGGACCGCCGCAAGCAGGGCCTCGCGCCCGTGCCCGGCGTCGTCCGCGCAGAAGCCGCGCGCCGTCAGCGCGTCCAGCATGCGTCCGATGACCTCCCACTTCTCGCGGGCGTCCAGATCGAAGAGCACCGTCTGTTTGCTGAAAAACACGT is a window encoding:
- a CDS encoding PTS transporter subunit EIIA: MDVFFSKQTVLFDLDAREKWEVIGRMLDALTARGFCADDAGHGREALLAAVRERESQCVTDLGHGFAFPHGRIPGLPRTGLCVARLARPVAFGAPGSEGVRVVALMLAPEEQSHVALKVMASFARLFSDPSKRELLFDLDDEGLFAALIQERVLSDSRPVTARDIMRPPIVSVAPETPLKEVTRVMNQHMLESVSVTDAEGTLLGQITCDQLFKLGMPDFFTQLKSISFIREFDPFEKYFQKEAGALARDVMTSDIATLPEEATLLEVVFELAVRRHPKIYVVREGKRVGVIDRSLVLDRVINI